A DNA window from Microcystis aeruginosa NIES-843 contains the following coding sequences:
- the rplL gene encoding 50S ribosomal protein L7/L12, with the protein MSAVAEILEKLKTLTLLEAAELVKGIEETFGVSAAAPTGGIIMAAPGAAPAAAAEAVEEQTEFNVVLEEVPADKKIAILKVVRELTGLGLKEAKDLVEAAPKAVKEGTNKDDAAAIKKKLEDAGAKVSVK; encoded by the coding sequence ATGTCTGCTGTAGCTGAAATCTTAGAAAAACTCAAAACCCTGACCCTCTTAGAGGCTGCGGAATTAGTCAAAGGTATCGAAGAAACCTTCGGAGTTAGTGCCGCCGCTCCAACTGGTGGCATAATTATGGCGGCCCCTGGGGCCGCTCCCGCGGCGGCTGCTGAAGCTGTGGAAGAACAAACCGAATTTAACGTCGTTCTCGAAGAAGTTCCCGCCGACAAGAAAATTGCTATCCTTAAGGTAGTGCGCGAATTGACCGGTTTAGGACTCAAAGAAGCGAAAGACCTAGTAGAAGCCGCTCCCAAAGCGGTTAAAGAAGGCACTAACAAAGATGATGCCGCCGCCATCAAGAAAAAACTGGAAGATGCCGGGGCAAAAGTTAGCGTTAAATAG
- a CDS encoding photosystem II reaction center protein T — protein sequence MESVAYILVLTMALSVIFFAIAFREPPRIQK from the coding sequence ATGGAAAGCGTCGCTTACATTTTAGTTTTAACTATGGCTTTGTCGGTAATTTTCTTCGCCATCGCCTTCCGGGAACCTCCCCGGATTCAAAAGTAA
- the nrdR gene encoding transcriptional regulator NrdR — translation MQCPHCQHTDSRVLESRSSENGQSIRRRRECLQCKYRFTTYERIEFVPITVIKKDGKRESFDRCKLLRGIVRACEKTGIPPSRLEAIVNDIESRLQQDSKREVTSQEIGQLVLEYLRQESEVAYVRFASVYGNFQGIRDFIAALALLQSSEIERAHPSWSQVEEASVITSS, via the coding sequence ATGCAGTGTCCTCATTGTCAGCATACCGATAGTCGCGTTTTAGAGTCCCGTTCCTCCGAAAACGGTCAGAGCATTCGTCGTCGTCGTGAATGCTTACAGTGTAAATATCGCTTCACCACCTACGAGCGCATCGAATTCGTGCCGATCACGGTGATTAAAAAAGATGGTAAACGGGAATCTTTTGATCGCTGCAAACTGCTGCGCGGTATCGTCCGCGCCTGCGAAAAAACCGGCATTCCCCCCTCAAGATTAGAGGCGATCGTCAATGATATCGAATCCCGTCTGCAGCAAGACTCAAAACGGGAGGTAACCAGTCAGGAGATCGGTCAATTAGTCCTAGAATATCTCCGACAAGAATCGGAAGTGGCCTATGTGCGCTTTGCTTCGGTTTACGGCAATTTTCAGGGAATTAGAGACTTTATCGCCGCTTTAGCGCTGCTGCAATCCTCCGAAATCGAACGCGCTCATCCTTCTTGGTCTCAAGTGGAAGAAGCCAGCGTGATCACCTCGTCTTAA